One Curtobacterium sp. MCLR17_032 genomic window carries:
- a CDS encoding ABC transporter substrate-binding protein, translating into MILDPVQKSPALRRIVTGVASAATILLAVAACSGGGAPGDSSTPVRGGTLTYASGDAEPTCLDPHVGGNYPQALLATQYIEELVGLDDGKPTPELATKWSTSDDGKTLTFTLRDDVTFTDGTPFDAAAVVANIEHVQDPATASSTGYLALQSIAKATATDDRTVTLSLSRPDAALLESFSQPWVGMESPKALQRKQATNCESPVGTGPFRVTDWKHGDRVTLTKNADYTPLGGSTTKPRLDGLTWRFLPDSTSRYAALQSGQVDVIDNAQPDQLKAASSKAAIRDLDAPRPGASNRLELNSGHGVFQDESVRKAFIAAAEIDPGLKSLFLGTAKRSYSVLSSVEPTSYSDKALFGYDPSEAERLLDAAGWKENGDGVREKDGKPLTVTFPVSTNQSVPAERSLFQQIQASEAKVGISVKLEELDLSSWYAALAKNQYDVVSAPYTKVGPDVLRILYDSASITPAPSGYFANLAQLDDPALDRLLERAAQTADSAERADLVEQAQQTILESRTVLPLYDQQNHFLYRSAVHGISTTSVSTPWFGTAWLAR; encoded by the coding sequence ATGATCTTGGACCCAGTACAGAAAAGCCCGGCGCTGCGGCGCATCGTGACCGGCGTCGCCAGCGCGGCCACGATCCTCCTGGCCGTCGCGGCGTGCTCGGGCGGTGGCGCCCCCGGCGACAGCAGCACCCCGGTGCGTGGCGGCACCCTGACCTACGCGTCCGGCGACGCCGAGCCGACCTGCCTCGACCCGCACGTCGGCGGCAACTACCCGCAGGCGCTGCTCGCGACCCAGTACATCGAGGAACTGGTCGGGCTCGACGACGGCAAGCCGACGCCGGAACTCGCCACGAAGTGGTCCACGAGCGACGACGGCAAGACCCTCACCTTCACGCTCCGTGACGACGTGACCTTCACCGACGGCACCCCCTTCGATGCCGCGGCGGTCGTGGCGAACATCGAGCACGTGCAGGACCCGGCGACCGCGTCCAGCACCGGCTACCTCGCCCTGCAGTCGATCGCGAAGGCCACGGCCACCGACGACCGGACGGTCACCCTGTCGCTGAGCCGCCCCGACGCCGCGTTGCTCGAGTCGTTCTCGCAGCCCTGGGTCGGCATGGAGTCACCGAAGGCGCTGCAGCGCAAGCAGGCCACGAACTGCGAGTCCCCCGTCGGCACCGGCCCGTTCCGGGTCACCGACTGGAAGCACGGCGACCGCGTCACCCTGACGAAGAACGCCGACTACACGCCGCTCGGCGGCTCGACCACGAAGCCCCGCCTCGACGGGCTGACCTGGCGCTTCCTGCCGGACTCGACCTCCCGCTACGCGGCGCTGCAGTCCGGGCAGGTCGACGTCATCGACAACGCACAGCCCGACCAGCTCAAGGCGGCGTCGTCGAAGGCCGCGATCCGCGACCTCGACGCGCCCCGCCCCGGTGCGTCGAACCGGCTCGAGCTGAACTCCGGTCACGGGGTGTTCCAGGACGAGTCCGTCCGCAAGGCCTTCATCGCCGCGGCCGAGATCGACCCCGGACTGAAGTCGCTGTTCCTCGGCACCGCGAAGCGCTCGTACTCCGTGCTGTCGAGCGTCGAACCGACCTCGTACTCGGACAAGGCGCTCTTCGGGTACGACCCGTCGGAAGCCGAGCGCCTGCTCGACGCCGCCGGGTGGAAGGAGAACGGCGACGGCGTGCGCGAGAAGGACGGCAAGCCCCTCACCGTCACCTTCCCGGTCTCGACGAACCAGTCGGTCCCGGCCGAGCGCAGCCTGTTCCAGCAGATCCAGGCGTCCGAGGCGAAGGTCGGGATCTCGGTCAAGCTCGAAGAACTCGACCTGTCCAGCTGGTACGCCGCGCTGGCGAAGAACCAGTACGACGTCGTCAGCGCGCCCTACACGAAGGTCGGCCCGGACGTCCTCCGCATCCTCTACGACTCCGCGTCGATCACGCCGGCGCCGTCGGGCTACTTCGCGAACCTCGCCCAGCTCGACGACCCGGCACTCGACCGGCTGCTCGAGCGAGCCGCGCAGACCGCGGACTCCGCCGAGCGCGCCGACCTGGTCGAGCAGGCACAGCAGACGATCCTCGAGAGCCGGACCGTCCTGCCGCTCTACGACCAGCAGAACCACTTCCTGTACCGCTCGGCCGTGCACGGCATCTCGACCACGTCGGTCTCGACGCCGTGGTTCGGGACCGCCTGGCTCGCCCGCTGA
- the proP gene encoding glycine betaine/L-proline transporter ProP has protein sequence MPANDTPQQQHGDRPLRTKGAVKRARRKLTEDDVTVVEESMLKRAVAAAALGNAMEWFDFGIFAYLTVTISQVFLPAGDPASNIVATFGFFAAAFIVRPIGGAVFGPIGDKIGRQKVLALTMILMAAGTLMIGLIPSYDTIGVWAPILLLVARFVQGFSTGGEYGGAATFIAEYSPDKRRGFMGSWLEFGTLAGYVLGASIVTGLQFGLSEDALLSWGWRIPFMIAGPLGLIGLYLRLKLEETPAFQKQQEQAAERESQKTPFLKLFAENWRSLIICIGLVLVFNVTDYMLLSYMPTYLEQNLGQNATFGLILIVVVMLLMMVVITFGGRLSDRFGRRPVLAAGCIGFIVLSWPALKLVQSGTGVGVFSGLLILGVVLVTFTSTMPSTLPALFPTIIRYGALAIAFNVSVSLFGGTTPLATAGLIKWAQDAGYGWAEDIPAFYLMLAAVIGLVAVYFTKETAASPLMGSGPTVGSEDEVAGVIDDYNDPTSELAQSDWAKEFSTSQIPIVTADGPVGDGAQDKAAAGS, from the coding sequence TTGCCAGCCAACGACACACCCCAGCAGCAGCACGGCGATCGCCCGCTGCGGACGAAGGGCGCCGTGAAGCGTGCTCGACGGAAGCTGACCGAGGACGACGTCACCGTCGTCGAGGAGTCGATGCTCAAGCGTGCCGTCGCCGCAGCGGCCCTCGGCAACGCGATGGAGTGGTTCGACTTCGGCATCTTTGCCTACCTGACGGTGACGATCTCGCAGGTGTTCCTGCCGGCGGGCGACCCGGCGTCGAACATCGTCGCCACCTTCGGGTTCTTCGCCGCCGCGTTCATCGTCCGCCCGATCGGTGGTGCGGTCTTCGGCCCGATCGGCGACAAGATCGGCCGCCAGAAGGTCCTCGCGCTGACGATGATCCTGATGGCCGCCGGCACGCTGATGATCGGCCTGATCCCGTCGTACGACACGATCGGCGTCTGGGCACCGATCCTGCTGCTCGTCGCCCGCTTCGTGCAGGGCTTCTCGACCGGTGGTGAGTACGGCGGCGCCGCGACCTTCATCGCCGAGTACTCCCCGGACAAGCGCCGCGGGTTCATGGGCTCGTGGCTCGAGTTCGGCACGCTCGCCGGGTACGTGCTCGGTGCCTCGATCGTCACCGGCCTGCAGTTCGGCCTGTCCGAGGACGCCCTGCTCAGCTGGGGCTGGCGCATCCCGTTCATGATCGCCGGTCCGCTCGGCCTGATCGGGCTCTACCTGCGGCTGAAGCTCGAGGAGACCCCGGCCTTCCAGAAGCAGCAGGAGCAGGCCGCCGAGCGCGAGTCGCAGAAGACGCCGTTCCTCAAGCTCTTCGCCGAGAACTGGCGCTCGCTGATCATCTGCATCGGGCTGGTCCTGGTCTTCAACGTGACCGACTACATGCTGCTGTCGTACATGCCGACCTACCTGGAGCAGAACCTCGGACAGAACGCGACGTTCGGGCTCATCCTGATCGTCGTCGTGATGCTGCTGATGATGGTCGTCATCACCTTCGGTGGTCGGCTGTCGGATCGCTTCGGCCGCCGTCCGGTGCTCGCCGCGGGCTGCATCGGCTTCATCGTGCTGTCCTGGCCGGCGCTCAAGCTCGTCCAGTCGGGCACCGGGGTCGGGGTGTTCTCCGGCCTGCTCATCCTCGGCGTGGTCCTGGTGACCTTCACGTCGACGATGCCGTCCACGCTGCCGGCGCTGTTCCCGACGATCATCCGCTACGGCGCCCTGGCCATCGCGTTCAACGTGTCGGTGTCGCTGTTCGGGGGGACCACCCCGCTCGCCACCGCCGGGCTCATCAAGTGGGCGCAGGACGCCGGCTACGGCTGGGCCGAGGACATCCCCGCGTTCTACCTGATGCTGGCCGCCGTGATCGGGCTCGTGGCGGTGTACTTCACGAAGGAGACCGCCGCGTCGCCGCTGATGGGCTCCGGGCCGACGGTCGGGTCCGAGGACGAGGTCGCCGGGGTCATCGACGACTACAACGACCCGACGTCGGAGCTCGCGCAGTCCGACTGGGCGAAGGAGTTCTCGACCAGCCAGATCCCGATCGTGACCGCCGACGGTCCTGTCGGCGACGGTGCCCAGGACAAGGCAGCCGCCGGTTCCTGA
- a CDS encoding TetR/AcrR family transcriptional regulator encodes MDEPTRRGGRPRRSSAEVLADAAAELFLEQGYTKTTVDHIAARAGVSRATFFNYFAAKSDVMWLDLDAAVADLPQHLATSAESSVVRAVEDALLAAARAHDPDRVPWAIAQAEVMDVGAELVASVATRVTAQHQAVASFVAGRTGEHPGSLWPQTVAGAMLGAAAAAFGVWVTDGVGRRPLVEYVGAALTPVVAGLDAR; translated from the coding sequence ATGGACGAACCCACCCGCCGAGGCGGTCGACCGCGCCGATCGAGTGCCGAGGTGCTCGCGGACGCCGCCGCCGAGCTCTTCCTCGAGCAGGGCTACACCAAGACGACGGTGGACCACATCGCCGCCCGCGCCGGGGTCAGCCGCGCCACCTTCTTCAACTACTTCGCCGCGAAGTCCGACGTGATGTGGCTCGACCTCGACGCCGCGGTGGCCGACCTGCCGCAGCACCTGGCGACCTCTGCCGAGTCGAGTGTCGTCCGCGCGGTCGAGGACGCCCTGCTCGCCGCGGCCCGCGCCCACGACCCGGACCGGGTGCCGTGGGCGATCGCGCAGGCCGAGGTGATGGACGTCGGCGCCGAACTCGTCGCGAGCGTCGCCACCCGGGTCACCGCGCAGCACCAGGCGGTCGCGTCCTTCGTGGCCGGGCGGACCGGGGAGCACCCGGGGTCGCTCTGGCCGCAGACCGTGGCCGGCGCGATGCTCGGGGCGGCGGCCGCGGCGTTCGGGGTCTGGGTGACGGACGGCGTCGGTCGGCGTCCACTCGTCGAGTACGTCGGTGCCGCGTTGACGCCCGTCGTCGCGGGGCTCGACGCGCGCTGA
- a CDS encoding ABC transporter permease, whose product MHGPVTAGRPGARPPRSSPAAGWARWAVRRLLGGVGVLWAVATIVFVAIRLIPGDPALAILGGPGSQASAEAVAQVRHEYGLDRPVLVQYAVFLGRLATGQLGDSYAFRTPVSTLLAQELPVTLTLAVAGLVVAWLLAVVAAWWSTQRGRVAALLTTGLSVTASVMPHFWLGSVLIVVFASSLGWVPAVSDGTVRGWVLPVLVVAVPVAGYLAETIRDGVVDAQRSAFALAARGRGESRAGLFGRHLLRHAALPGIALSAWAFGSLVSGAVVVESVFALPGIGRALVTAVTQRDMPLVAGIALVSAAAYVVVLAVADLVERAVDPRGSDRGDRRGDQARGAGQARGTGSDRDAGPDRGTGPDRGGATSDEAVAR is encoded by the coding sequence GTGCACGGTCCGGTGACGGCCGGGAGGCCCGGTGCCCGCCCGCCCCGCAGCTCCCCCGCCGCCGGGTGGGCGCGTTGGGCGGTGCGCCGGCTCCTCGGCGGCGTCGGCGTCCTCTGGGCGGTCGCGACGATCGTGTTCGTCGCCATCCGCCTGATCCCCGGTGACCCGGCACTCGCGATCCTCGGCGGTCCGGGGTCGCAGGCCTCGGCCGAGGCGGTGGCGCAGGTCCGCCACGAGTACGGCCTGGACCGACCGGTGCTCGTGCAGTACGCGGTGTTCCTCGGACGGCTGGCGACCGGGCAGCTCGGCGACTCGTACGCGTTCCGGACGCCGGTGTCGACGCTGTTGGCGCAGGAGCTGCCGGTGACGCTGACCCTGGCGGTCGCCGGGCTCGTCGTCGCCTGGCTGCTCGCGGTCGTCGCCGCGTGGTGGTCGACGCAGCGCGGTCGGGTCGCGGCGCTGCTGACCACCGGGCTGTCGGTGACCGCCAGCGTGATGCCGCACTTCTGGCTCGGCAGCGTGCTCATCGTCGTCTTCGCCAGCAGCCTGGGATGGGTGCCCGCGGTCAGCGACGGGACCGTCCGCGGCTGGGTGCTGCCGGTGCTCGTCGTGGCGGTGCCGGTCGCCGGGTACCTGGCCGAGACGATCCGTGACGGCGTCGTGGACGCGCAGCGCTCGGCGTTCGCACTCGCGGCCCGGGGTCGCGGCGAGTCCCGCGCGGGGCTGTTCGGCCGCCACCTGCTCCGGCACGCGGCCCTGCCCGGCATCGCGCTGTCGGCCTGGGCCTTCGGGTCGCTGGTGTCCGGGGCCGTGGTCGTCGAGTCGGTGTTCGCGCTGCCCGGCATCGGGCGTGCACTCGTCACCGCCGTGACGCAGCGGGACATGCCCCTCGTCGCCGGGATCGCCCTCGTGTCGGCGGCTGCCTACGTGGTGGTGCTCGCGGTGGCGGACCTCGTCGAGCGGGCGGTCGACCCGCGCGGCAGCGACCGGGGCGACCGCCGCGGCGACCAGGCCCGCGGTGCCGGCCAGGCCCGCGGCACCGGATCGGACCGCGACGCCGGACCGGACCGCGGCACCGGACCGGACCGCGGCGGCGCGACGTCCGACGAGGCGGTGGCGCGGTGA
- a CDS encoding ABC transporter ATP-binding protein, whose protein sequence is MSGQAGALDVVGLSVTIDGVPVVTDVSLRVAPGECVALVGASGSGKSVTVRAALGLSATGAGVTADRLTVGDQDVRGLSERRWRAVRGRHVGYVGQEALGALDPLRRVGREVADALRLHTDLSARERVEAVRAELEAVGLDPALAADGRTAGTLSGGMRQRALIAAATIGRPGLLVADEPTTALDAGIALRVMEQLRAAQQRGTGLLVVTHDLGLVVGWADRVAVMDAGRIVEEGPTASVLEAPVHPATQALVRAARSTPVGRSTPVAGAAGAAGASSAAGRSALPVLAATGLQRSYPGVAAVADVSLRVAAGRVLGVVGASGSGKTTVARMLLGLETPDVGTVTLDSEAWAPLPERDRRARRHRMAAVVQDPGATFDERWDVDRVLADALSGGRARRATGALGDRVDAALRQVDLDPGLRTRSPRTLSGGQRQRLAIARALATEPEVLVLDEPVTALDATVQDAVLGLLERLRDHTGVAMVFVSHDLRAVRRLADEVLVVHEGAVVEHGPAEAVFGRPEHAVTQRLVRAAERLAAGPAA, encoded by the coding sequence GTGAGCGGCCAGGCTGGCGCCCTCGACGTCGTCGGCCTCTCGGTCACGATCGACGGCGTCCCCGTCGTCACGGACGTCTCCCTCCGGGTCGCGCCGGGCGAGTGCGTCGCCCTCGTCGGCGCCTCCGGCTCCGGCAAGTCCGTCACGGTCCGGGCCGCGCTCGGCCTGTCCGCCACCGGTGCCGGGGTCACAGCCGACCGACTGACCGTCGGGGACCAGGACGTCCGCGGCCTGTCGGAACGCCGGTGGCGCGCGGTCCGCGGACGTCACGTCGGCTACGTCGGCCAGGAGGCCCTGGGCGCCCTGGACCCGCTGCGTCGCGTCGGGCGCGAGGTCGCCGACGCCCTCCGCCTGCACACCGACCTGTCGGCACGCGAGCGCGTCGAGGCGGTGCGCGCCGAACTGGAGGCCGTCGGACTCGACCCTGCACTCGCCGCCGACGGCCGTACCGCGGGCACCCTGTCCGGCGGGATGCGACAGCGTGCCCTCATCGCCGCCGCGACGATCGGTCGCCCCGGGCTGCTCGTGGCGGACGAACCGACCACGGCCCTCGACGCCGGAATCGCCCTCCGCGTGATGGAGCAGCTACGGGCGGCGCAACAGCGGGGTACCGGGCTGCTCGTCGTCACGCACGACCTCGGCCTGGTCGTGGGGTGGGCGGACCGGGTCGCCGTGATGGACGCCGGCCGCATCGTCGAGGAGGGTCCGACCGCGTCCGTCCTGGAGGCCCCGGTCCACCCCGCCACGCAGGCCCTGGTGCGTGCAGCCCGGTCGACGCCCGTGGGCCGGTCGACGCCGGTGGCCGGTGCCGCCGGCGCTGCGGGCGCGTCGTCGGCGGCCGGTCGCTCGGCGCTGCCGGTGCTCGCCGCCACGGGACTCCAGCGGTCCTACCCGGGCGTCGCAGCCGTCGCCGACGTCTCGCTCCGGGTCGCGGCCGGCCGGGTGCTCGGGGTCGTCGGGGCATCGGGCTCCGGCAAGACCACGGTGGCGCGGATGCTCCTCGGACTCGAGACGCCCGACGTCGGCACGGTCACGCTCGACAGCGAGGCGTGGGCACCACTCCCCGAGCGCGACCGTCGTGCACGCCGACACCGGATGGCCGCGGTCGTCCAGGACCCCGGCGCGACGTTCGACGAGCGGTGGGACGTGGACCGTGTCCTCGCCGACGCCCTGAGCGGCGGGCGCGCACGGCGGGCGACCGGTGCGCTGGGTGACCGTGTCGACGCCGCACTGCGACAGGTCGACCTGGACCCGGGCCTCCGGACCCGCTCGCCCCGCACGCTGTCCGGCGGGCAGCGGCAGCGGCTGGCGATCGCCCGGGCGCTGGCCACCGAACCCGAGGTCCTGGTGCTCGACGAACCGGTCACCGCACTCGATGCGACCGTGCAGGACGCGGTGCTCGGCCTGCTCGAACGGCTGCGCGACCACACGGGTGTGGCGATGGTGTTCGTGTCGCACGACCTGCGGGCCGTCCGGCGCCTGGCGGACGAGGTGCTCGTCGTCCACGAGGGTGCCGTGGTCGAGCACGGTCCGGCCGAGGCCGTCTTCGGCCGCCCTGAGCACGCGGTGACGCAGCGGCTCGTGCGTGCCGCCGAGCGGCTGGCCGCCGGCCCGGCCGCCTGA
- a CDS encoding ABC transporter permease, with product MSGIVDPGLPAGRRSSIDGVPGSTPSPGPGVRAGRRSERFRGGTLGPAGTVAAVVVAVAVVAALWPALLGGADPLAVHPSQALLPPGAGHLFGTDESGRDVLARVVAGTRASLLVGVVATLVGGGTGVVLGVLAGLGGRVVDAVVGRVTEVAFALPLLLVALVVIAVTGPGPVPAMLAVGFATAPGYARIVRGLVRTARSSQVVETAVLLGRSPATVVVRHVLPAALWPVVAVGTLGIGQAVVWASALSYLGVGTPPPAPEWGAMLADGRTYLATAPWMSTFPGLAIVVLATAVTVLGRALRRAGAAR from the coding sequence GTGAGCGGGATCGTCGACCCGGGCCTCCCGGCCGGACGCCGCAGCAGCATCGACGGTGTGCCCGGCAGCACGCCGTCCCCGGGCCCCGGCGTCCGCGCCGGACGCCGATCCGAGCGGTTCCGTGGGGGGACGCTCGGCCCGGCAGGGACCGTCGCCGCGGTGGTGGTGGCGGTCGCCGTCGTGGCGGCCCTGTGGCCGGCGCTGCTCGGCGGCGCCGACCCGCTCGCGGTGCACCCGTCCCAGGCGCTCCTGCCGCCCGGCGCCGGCCACCTCTTCGGCACCGACGAGTCCGGACGTGACGTCCTGGCACGGGTGGTCGCGGGGACGCGGGCGTCGCTGCTGGTCGGCGTCGTCGCGACCCTGGTCGGCGGTGGGACCGGGGTTGTCCTCGGGGTCCTCGCCGGACTCGGCGGCCGGGTCGTCGACGCCGTCGTGGGGCGTGTGACCGAGGTCGCCTTCGCCCTCCCGCTGCTCCTGGTCGCACTCGTCGTCATCGCGGTCACCGGGCCCGGACCGGTGCCGGCGATGCTCGCGGTCGGGTTCGCCACGGCCCCCGGGTACGCCCGGATCGTCCGCGGACTGGTCCGGACCGCTCGTTCGTCGCAGGTCGTCGAGACCGCGGTCCTGCTCGGCCGCTCCCCCGCCACCGTCGTGGTCCGGCACGTGCTGCCGGCGGCGCTCTGGCCGGTCGTCGCCGTCGGTACGCTCGGCATCGGCCAGGCCGTGGTGTGGGCGTCGGCGCTCAGCTACCTCGGCGTCGGCACACCGCCGCCGGCTCCGGAGTGGGGTGCGATGCTCGCCGACGGCCGCACCTACCTGGCGACCGCACCGTGGATGAGCACGTTCCCGGGCCTGGCGATCGTGGTCCTGGCGACCGCCGTCACGGTGCTCGGCCGGGCTCTCCGCCGTGCCGGAGCGGCACGGTGA
- the valS gene encoding valine--tRNA ligase has product MTKPMPDKPSVDGLEQVWGPQWEQDGTYRFDRDAAGDRSAVYSIDTPPPTASGSLHIGHVFSYTHTDLKARFERMRGKHVFYPMGWDDNGLPTERRVQNYYGVRCDPSLPYDPDFTPPFAGGDGKSSKAADQLPISRRNFIELCDELTVQDEQQFEELFRTLGLSVDWTQSYRTIDATSRASAQRAFLRNLERGEAYQADAPTLWDVTFRTAVAQAELEDKEMPGAYHGLAFHKSDGSGDVVIQTTRPELLPACVALVAHPDDERFQDLFGTTVRSPLFDVEVPVLAHHLAQKDKGAGIAMICTFGDTTDVVWWRELQLPNRSVIGFDGRIRSDEPAWIESAEGRALYAEMAGKTVFSAKKVVVDALTESGELVGDVKTINHPVKFFEKGDKPLEIVSTRQWYIVNGARDEKLKQTLLERGDQIAFHPDFMKVRYENWVGGLSGDWLISRQRFFGVPIPVWYPLDADGNPVFDQPIVPTEAQLPVDPSSDPAPGFDESQRGVAGGFQGELDVMDTWATSSLTPQLAGKWETDPALYDLVYPYDVRPQAQDIIRTWLFTTVLRSQLEADVVPWKNASISGFIVDPDRKKMSKSKGNVVTPLSVLEAHGADAVRYWAASSKLGTDAAFDPQNPKQIKVGRRLAIKVLNAAKFVYGFELPTGAHQVTEALDIDMLAALGTVVDQATAAFDAYDHARALEVTERFFWTFCDDYLELVKERAYGTAPDAGHETQASAVLALRGAIDVLLRLLAPFLPYATEEVWAWTHDTSVHRASWPVRADLPVDQAETGLLAAVGQALIGIRGAKTAAKASQKTPVTRAVVQAPAAVRELVERAAVDLAAVGRIQDLAFVDGDEFAVVEIELAEQPPA; this is encoded by the coding sequence ATGACCAAGCCCATGCCCGACAAGCCATCGGTGGACGGACTCGAGCAGGTCTGGGGGCCGCAGTGGGAGCAGGACGGCACCTACCGCTTCGACCGCGACGCCGCCGGCGACCGGTCCGCCGTCTACTCGATCGACACCCCGCCGCCGACCGCCTCCGGCTCGCTGCACATCGGGCACGTGTTCTCGTACACGCACACCGACCTCAAGGCCCGGTTCGAGCGCATGCGGGGCAAGCACGTCTTCTACCCGATGGGCTGGGACGACAACGGTCTCCCCACCGAGCGTCGCGTGCAGAACTACTACGGCGTCCGCTGCGACCCGTCGCTCCCCTACGACCCCGACTTCACCCCGCCGTTCGCCGGTGGTGACGGCAAGTCGAGCAAGGCCGCCGACCAGCTGCCGATCTCGCGCCGCAACTTCATCGAGCTGTGCGACGAGCTGACCGTGCAGGACGAGCAGCAGTTCGAGGAGCTCTTCCGCACGCTCGGCCTGTCCGTCGACTGGACGCAGTCGTACCGCACGATCGACGCGACCTCCCGTGCCAGCGCCCAGCGTGCCTTCCTCCGCAACCTCGAGCGTGGCGAGGCCTACCAGGCCGACGCCCCGACGCTGTGGGACGTGACCTTCCGCACCGCGGTCGCGCAGGCCGAGCTCGAGGACAAGGAGATGCCCGGCGCCTACCACGGGCTCGCCTTCCACAAGAGCGACGGCAGCGGCGACGTCGTCATCCAGACCACCCGCCCGGAACTCCTGCCGGCCTGCGTCGCCCTCGTCGCACACCCCGACGACGAGCGGTTCCAGGACCTCTTCGGCACGACCGTGCGCTCCCCGCTCTTCGACGTCGAGGTCCCGGTGCTCGCACACCACCTGGCGCAGAAGGACAAGGGCGCCGGCATCGCGATGATCTGCACGTTCGGTGACACCACCGACGTCGTCTGGTGGCGCGAACTGCAGCTGCCGAACCGCTCGGTGATCGGCTTCGACGGCCGCATCCGGTCCGACGAGCCGGCCTGGATCGAGTCCGCCGAGGGTCGTGCGCTCTACGCCGAGATGGCGGGCAAGACCGTGTTCTCCGCCAAGAAGGTCGTCGTGGACGCCCTGACCGAGTCCGGCGAGCTGGTCGGCGACGTGAAGACCATCAACCACCCGGTGAAGTTCTTCGAGAAGGGCGACAAGCCCCTCGAGATCGTCTCCACCCGCCAGTGGTACATCGTCAACGGCGCCCGTGACGAGAAGCTCAAGCAGACGCTGCTCGAGCGCGGCGACCAGATCGCGTTCCACCCCGACTTCATGAAGGTCCGCTACGAGAACTGGGTCGGCGGCCTGTCCGGCGACTGGCTGATCTCGCGCCAGCGCTTCTTCGGTGTGCCGATCCCGGTCTGGTACCCCCTCGACGCGGACGGCAACCCGGTGTTCGACCAGCCGATCGTCCCGACCGAGGCGCAGCTGCCCGTCGACCCGTCGTCCGACCCGGCCCCCGGGTTCGACGAGTCGCAGCGTGGTGTCGCCGGTGGGTTCCAGGGCGAGCTCGACGTGATGGACACCTGGGCGACCTCGTCCCTCACCCCGCAGCTCGCCGGCAAGTGGGAGACCGACCCGGCGCTCTACGACCTGGTGTACCCGTACGACGTCCGCCCGCAGGCGCAGGACATCATCCGGACCTGGCTGTTCACGACAGTCCTCCGCAGCCAGCTCGAGGCCGACGTGGTGCCCTGGAAGAACGCCTCGATCTCCGGCTTCATCGTCGACCCCGACCGCAAGAAGATGTCGAAGTCGAAGGGCAACGTCGTCACGCCGCTGTCCGTGCTCGAGGCACATGGCGCCGACGCCGTCCGCTACTGGGCGGCCTCGTCGAAGCTCGGTACCGACGCGGCCTTCGACCCGCAGAACCCGAAGCAGATCAAGGTCGGCCGCCGTCTGGCGATCAAGGTCCTCAACGCGGCGAAGTTCGTCTACGGCTTCGAGCTGCCCACCGGCGCCCACCAGGTGACCGAGGCGCTCGACATCGACATGCTCGCCGCGCTCGGCACCGTCGTCGACCAGGCCACCGCCGCGTTCGACGCGTACGACCACGCCCGGGCGCTCGAGGTCACCGAACGGTTCTTCTGGACCTTCTGCGACGACTACCTCGAGCTCGTCAAGGAGCGTGCGTACGGCACCGCCCCGGACGCCGGCCACGAGACGCAGGCGAGTGCGGTCCTCGCGCTCCGCGGTGCGATCGACGTCCTGCTCCGCCTGCTGGCACCGTTCCTCCCGTACGCGACGGAGGAAGTGTGGGCCTGGACCCACGACACCAGCGTGCACCGGGCCTCCTGGCCGGTCCGTGCCGACCTGCCGGTCGACCAGGCCGAGACCGGGCTGCTCGCGGCCGTCGGCCAGGCGCTGATCGGCATCCGCGGGGCGAAGACCGCGGCGAAGGCGTCCCAGAAGACGCCGGTGACACGCGCCGTCGTGCAGGCACCCGCCGCCGTCCGCGAGCTGGTCGAGCGCGCGGCCGTGGACCTGGCGGCCGTCGGCCGGATCCAGGACCTGGCCTTCGTCGACGGTGACGAGTTCGCCGTCGTCGAGATCGAGCTGGCGGAACAGCCCCCGGCCTGA